From Portunus trituberculatus isolate SZX2019 chromosome 50, ASM1759143v1, whole genome shotgun sequence, the proteins below share one genomic window:
- the LOC123500081 gene encoding transmembrane protease serine 11D-like produces MWLNSIVTVALLVTATKLMVMALHSNPVHRKPRCIFGRRWMEVAGGDTLTLTSPNFPASYDYFSLCGWTIWPTSRNVVLKLRCDNFYLQESKNGICRDFLRIQQVKYCGSNIPVFSTRNITKLSITFHSNGRLNYPGFQCSLTASNPNTQQCVCGEPGSTRAEDAPWLAALVAANGSQAFCSASIVREHWVLTSATCAVRIKHNKYNYAVRVGMDQDTGGGMLIPIRRVVLHPASFHGLPHTDANLALIHLKQAITFQNGVALPVCLPLSPAHHRPASPSPKWRGWRGAEVVEQECPPAHQGAGWLCGQPADSCHPEKGDLGSPLVARNEGRGWMQVGVTVGGDICTGDKTLHRESVPHTQAVYINVINHLPWIVRILGRDDTCPQRN; encoded by the exons ATGTGGTTGAATAGCATTGTAACAGTGGCACTGCTGGTCACTGCcacaaaattaatggtaatg GCTCTTCATTCCAATCCAGTCCACA GGAAACCAAGATGCATATTTGGCCGGCGCTGGATGGAGGTAGCTGGAGGAGACACACTAACTCTTACCTCCCCCAACTTCCCTGCCTCTTATGATTACTTCTCCCTCTGTGGCTGGACCATCTGG CCAACAAGCAGGAATGTTGTCCTCAAGCTGAGATGTGACAACTTCTACCTTCAGGAGTCTAAGAATGGGATATGTCGTGACTTTCTGCGGATACAACAAGTCAA GTACTGTGGCTCCAAtattcctgtcttctccaccaGAAATATTACAAAGTTGAGCATCACTTTCCATAGTAATGGAAGACTCAACTATCCAGGCTTTCAGTGTTCCCTCACTGCCTCTAACCCCAACACCCAGCAATGTG TGTGTGGTGAGCCAGGCAGCACTAGAGCAGAAGATGCTCCCTGGTTAGCAGCCCTGGTAGCTGCCAATGGTTCTCAGGCCTTCTGCAGTGCCTCCATTGTGAGGGAACACTGGGTCCTCACCTCAGCTACCTGTGCAGTAAG AATAAAGCACAACAAATACAATTATGCAGTCCGGGTAGGAATGGACCAAGACACAGGTGGTGGTATGCTTATCCCCATCAGAAGAGTGGTTCTTCACCCAGCATCATTCCATGGCCTGCCACACACTGATGCTAACCTGGCCCTCATCCATCTCAAACAGGCAATCACCTTCCAAAATGGAGTAgctctgcctgtgtgtctgccCCTCAGCCCTGCCCACCACCGGCCTGCCTCACCCTCCCCAA AATGGCGAGGGTGGCGTGGTGCAGAGGTGGTAGAGCAGGAATGCCCCCCTGCCCACCAGGGAGCTGGCTGGCTCTGTGGTCAGCCGGCAGACTCATGCCATCCTGAAAAG GGTGATCTTGGCAGCCCTCTAGTggcaaggaatgaagggagaggctgGATGCAGGTGGGTGTGACAGTGGGTGGTGACATCTGTACAGGTGACAAAACATTGCATCGAGAGTCTGTCCCTCATACACAAGCTGTGTACATCAATGTGATCA ACCACCTGCCCTGGATTGTCAGGATACTCGGGAGGGATGACACCTGTCCACAAAGGAATTAA